The Desulfomicrobium macestii nucleotide sequence GTGGCCATGGACGGCCGAGGAGGCGAAGATGAGTTTGCGCGTGGACAAACCCCAGGCTCAGGGGAGATGGAGAGAAGGCCAGCTTTCCTGGGACATGGGACATCAGAAAAAGAGACAGCAGAAGAACCAGTCCCCTGACGGCGAAACGTCCAGCAAGGATGCGGAAAGCGGATCGCTGTACAATTCCAAGGGAGACCTCATCCCTCTTTCCTCTTCCCTGAAAACAGGCACCTGATCACAGGGCGCGGTCCGCCGCGTCCTCAAGACGAAGCAAGGCCAGCAGGTCCTCGTGGACTAGGCCGTTGGTGGCCACGATCATGTGGCCGCCAAGGCCGTACTCTCCGTCCAGACCGCCTACCCTCCCCCCGGCTTCCTCCACCAGCAGCCATCCGGCGGCTGTGTCCCAGGGCTTGAGGCCGGTCTCGTAATATCCCTCGAACCGTCCGCAGGCCGTGTAGGCCAGGTCCACGGCCGCCGAACCCAGGCGCCGGATGCCCTGGGAAGCGAGCAGCACCCTTTGCAGCCGCAGGCAGATCTCATCGACCTCCGTATAAAAGGAATAAGGGAATCCCGTGGCGATGAGGGAATTCTGCATGCTTGCCTCGCGGCTGACGCCGATGCGGGTCCCGTTCAGAAAGGCGCCCTGGCCGCGCACCGCCCAGAAAAGCTCTTCGAGCATCGGCACGTAGACCGCGCCCATCTCCACCCGTCCCTCCTTCCACAGGGCCACGGACACGGCGACAATGGGCAGGCCGTGAGCGTAGTTGGTGGTGCCGTCCACGGGATCGACGATCCAGGTCAGCGCGCCGGGATCAAGGGACATGTGCGATTCCTCGGCCAGGACCGTGGAGCCGGGAAGCAGCGCCGGCAAACCCTCAAGCAACAACTTCTCCACCGCCAGATCGGTCTGGGTGACCAGATCGATGCGGCCCTTGAAGGTGATCTCCTTGGCGTCGTTCCATTGTGCGCGCACCACCCCGCCCGCCTGCCGCACGCAGGCCAAAAAACCGTCCACCAACTGTTTATCCATGATTTCCCTCCGTTTACTGAATTCTGCTTGCGCTTCGTCTTCAGTCCGGTAAATATGCAACTTGAAAAAGCAACTTGTGTTTCCTGCCTTCGCCCCGCCGCCACCTTGTTCCCGCTCCGGGGTGCGACAGACCTGAAAAAAACACAAGCCCCAAGCCTCCGCCTCCTCCTCAGGATCATTGAGGAATCGCCGAGGCGACCGGGAGCCGCTGCACCCGTCGCGGCCAACAGTCAGCCCAAGGATCGGACTTATGCTTATCGGAATCGATGTCGGAGGAACCCACACGGACGGCGTCTGCATCCGGGACGGCCGGGTGGAAGCCATGGCCAAGGTCCCCACGGATCACGACAACCTGCTCGCGACCATCACCGAGGCGTTGTGCGCCATCCTGAAGGATTGCAAGGGCGCGGAAATCCGCACCATCAACCTGAGCACCACTCTTTCCACCAACTCCATCGTCACAGGCCACACCGAAAAAGTGGGCATGTTCGTCATTCCCGGACCGGGAATCGACGCGGGAGCATACGCGCTGGGCACCCAGTACCATATCCTGTCAGGATGCGTCGACCATCGCGGAGCCATCTCCGCCAAGGCCCGGGTGGACCAGATCAAGCCCATGGCCGCTCGCTGCCGCGAAGAGGGCATCCGCGTCTACGGAGTGGTGGGCAAGTTCTGCACGCGCAATCCCGAACAGGAAACGGCCATGGCCGAGGCCCTCGCCCCGCAAGCCGATTTCGTGACCCAGGGCCACCGCGTATCCGAATCCCTCAATTTCGGGCGGCGCATCAGCACCGTCTATTACAACTCGGCCGTCTGGCGCACCTTCAACGCCTTTGCCGATGCCCTTGAGCAGAGCCTCAAAGACCTGGACATCCAGGCCGACATCAACATCGTGAAAGCCGACGGCGGGACCATGCCCCTGAAGCTGGCCCGGGAGATCCCGGTGCAGTCCATCTTCTCCGGGCCTGCCGCCTCGGTCATGGGCATCCTCAGCACCTCGCCGGTGCAGGAGGACGCGCTGATCCTCGACATCGGCGGCACCACCACGGACATGGCCGTGCTCCTGGACGGCGTCCCGCTCCTGGAGCGCGACGGCATCTCCATCGGCGAACACCCCACCCTGGTGCGGGCGCTAAAAGTCGAATCCATCGGCATCGGCGGCGACTCGTTCATCAGCTCCCGCGACGGCCAACTGCGGGTCGGACCGGATCGCCACGGCCCGTGCATGGCTGCCGGCGGACCCGCCCCGGCGCTCATGGACGCCATGAACGTCCTCGGAC carries:
- a CDS encoding hydantoinase/oxoprolinase family protein, encoding MLIGIDVGGTHTDGVCIRDGRVEAMAKVPTDHDNLLATITEALCAILKDCKGAEIRTINLSTTLSTNSIVTGHTEKVGMFVIPGPGIDAGAYALGTQYHILSGCVDHRGAISAKARVDQIKPMAARCREEGIRVYGVVGKFCTRNPEQETAMAEALAPQADFVTQGHRVSESLNFGRRISTVYYNSAVWRTFNAFADALEQSLKDLDIQADINIVKADGGTMPLKLAREIPVQSIFSGPAASVMGILSTSPVQEDALILDIGGTTTDMAVLLDGVPLLERDGISIGEHPTLVRALKVESIGIGGDSFISSRDGQLRVGPDRHGPCMAAGGPAPALMDAMNVLGHASFGDRERSAKGIKEVAMTQGLSARECAEQAVSLAMDILKKKVAAFLAAINARPVYTIQEILEDRIVRPKSILVIGGPAVAMVPLLEEAFGLPVVAPQHAEVANAIGACLTRPTQSLVLTVDTSRGSFTVPGLGIHKTVKRTYTLEEAVHDATTMLRAELDRQGIPAEEGDIQVIQADAFNMVEGHYTIGRNVRVRCQMRPGVTTILAS
- a CDS encoding inositol monophosphatase family protein, with product MDKQLVDGFLACVRQAGGVVRAQWNDAKEITFKGRIDLVTQTDLAVEKLLLEGLPALLPGSTVLAEESHMSLDPGALTWIVDPVDGTTNYAHGLPIVAVSVALWKEGRVEMGAVYVPMLEELFWAVRGQGAFLNGTRIGVSREASMQNSLIATGFPYSFYTEVDEICLRLQRVLLASQGIRRLGSAAVDLAYTACGRFEGYYETGLKPWDTAAGWLLVEEAGGRVGGLDGEYGLGGHMIVATNGLVHEDLLALLRLEDAADRAL